The Prosthecobacter vanneervenii region GCGGAGAGCCGCGCCTTCACCTCCGGATAGCGCAGCTTCACATCATGCTCGCAGTGCGGATCAGCACGCACATCAAAAAGCCGCTCGATAGAGTGGTGCACCCCCGGCGTACGGATGTACTTGAAGCGTTCTGTGCGCACACAGTGCTCCTTCGTTTTCAGCACCGCATCCTGAAACTTGTCCTTCAGCACAAAGTGAAAGTCGAAGTCCGGATCGATAAACGTCGTCTCATCCATCGGCGGAATGAAAAGCGGCTCCTCCCCCGGGATGGTGCGGCGGAAGAAGAGATAGCTCGTCTCCCCAAAGTAGGCCAGGTCCAGACTCTGTTTCTCGTCACGAATGAGCGGGGCCAGGCTCGTGCCCTCAAAACGCGGCTGCGGCGGTGCTCCCACCAGGTCCAGCAGCGTCGGCGCAAAATCCAGCGTGCGCGTCAGCTGCGTATGCCGCTGCGGTTGCTTCAGCCCCGGCACATGCAGAATGGCCGGCACGCGGTTGGCCTGATCTCCGCCGTTGAAGGTGGTGCCGTGGCCAAAGGTGCAGTTCGGCTCAAAGAGATCATCGCCATGATCTCCCGTGATCAGGATGATCGTGTCATCCATCAGCCCCTGCTTCTCCAGCTCCGCCACCACGCGGCCAACCGAATCGTCAAACATCCGCACGCAGCCGTCATACAGCGCCGTGATCTGCTCCACCTCCTCGCGCGGCAGCTTGCTCCACTTTTCATTGATGTCCGTGCCGCCGATGAACTGGTCCACATTCAGCGCCAGCTCGTGTTTGTGCGGGCCGTCATACTTCGGGTCCGTCCACAGCTTCGCATAATGCGTGGGCGTCTTGTAAGGCAGGTGCGTGCACGAGTAGTAGCCAAAGAGCAGGAACGGCTTCCGATCCTCCGCGCGCTGCCGGATTCGGCCGATCACCTGGTCCGTCACCACCTCCGGCGTCATGTAGTTCGCAAAGGACTTCAGCTTCGGGAAGAGCATGTGCCCCACCCGGTTGTCAAAAAACAGCGGCAGGATCTGGTGATGCAGAAAAACCACCTCGCTCATGTACACCCGGAAGTTGTCAAAATCAGAGACGATGATGTTTTTAAAACCCATCGGCAGCTCGTTAAAGCTGCACGCACACCAGTCACCGATCACCGTCGTGTCATAGCCCAGCCGCTGCAGCTCCGCACCCAGCGACGGCGCCTCGCGGTTCGCCCGGTTCACCATCGCACGGTTCGGAAACATATGCCTCACCCCATGCGTGTGCGGATACTGCGAGGAAAACATGCTCGCCAGCGACTCCAGCGTGGAGGCGATCGGCGTCAGACAGCGCTCAAAATTCACTCCCTTTGCCGCGATGCGGTCGATGTTGGGAGAAGTCTGCCGCGCGTACCCATTGCACGAGAGATGATCTCCTCGCAGCGAGTCCGAGCCCAGGATCACGATATTTTTCGGCCTCTTCCTGCCGCCCGCCAGCTCCTCCGCATCCGGCGCACGGCTCACCCCATACCCGCTCACTGCCAGCAGCGCCAGGATTCCCGCCACCGCCCCAAAGCTGAAGAGCAGCGGCCGTGCCGTGCGCGCAAACCACCGCCGCAGCTCAAAGAGGTAGAAAAGCGCCGCCACCACCACCGCAGCCACAGGAAACACCTGCGAGATAAGCGCATGCACCGCATCCTGCACCCGGGTGCCGCACACTCGCCCTAGTGCATCATACCAGCCCAGCAGGTAGCTGTAGTCGCCAAAATAGGGTTTCTCCAGCATCAGCCTGAAAATGAAAAAACCGTACAACAGTCCTGCAAACAGCAGCGTGCGCCACACCACACCACGGCGTGTCGCCGGCCGCACCCGGCCCCACAGCCGTACCAGCGGGTAAATCAGCGCTACATAGCCTGCCGCCACCAGCAGGTAGCCCTTCAGTACCACCAGATTGCTCCACACCAGGTACCACCAATGGTGCTGTAGCGCCACTTCCGAGAAGCGGTTGTTAAACCCGTACGAGTTCCCCGCAAAGCTCAGCAACGCGCTCAGATACCACGCCAGCAGCGTCCCCGTCACGGTCAGCACGACGGTCTTCAGAGTATGGCGGCGTGTCAGGTTGGTAGTGGGCATGCAGGAGGGCTCAGGTCGGCACCACTATACTACGCCGCTGTCATGCCACATCTCAACCTCTCATCTCACTCCATCCTTCTCCCCAGGCATCTTCAGCCCCGTCCTCCGCTCAGAGGGATAATAGCGCTCACGGTGCGAGCGGCCGTGCCCGATAGGATCGATGGTTCGCCAGAAATCATCCATCTGAGTCCGCATGTGCATACTGCACGCAGCCAGCAGGCAGAGCCCCAGCGGCAGGATCGATCGAATCATCCAAGACATCCCCCAGTGTGGGACATGTCACTGACTTCCTCAAGCTTTGCTTAGGCAAATAGGCGATACAATAGGCCGCGCTTGATAGGCTCCGCCCCTCGAATGGCAGGTTTTTAAAACGCCCATCGAAAAGGCGCGTTGGTGTACAGCTTGCTGCGCGGATAGGCGGAGATCCGCACCTGGTTCTGCGAGTTGCCGCTCAGCAGCCACACATTGTTCGCATCCTGCGCGTGCAGAAAGCCGATGTGCCCGCTGCTGGCCTGGTCAACCGTCAGCGGTTGCAGGATGCAGATGGCGCCATACGTCGGGGCCACTGGGCGGCCCCAGTTCCACCAGTCAGACACCTTGGCGCTGCCTCGCGGCTGGTAGCCGGACTGCATCACGCACCAGTTCACAAAGGCCGCACACCACGCCGTCTCATCATGCAGCAGGCTGCCGCTGATCCCGCAGCTCCGCAGATATTCCAAAATACGCGGATTATCCGCTGCCCCGGCCCATTCACGCACCCCCACCTCCATGATGGCGATCTGCATCCACGGCGGCGGAGCAGCAAAATCTCCTGGAGCATTGGCAGGCGCTGCAGCTTGAGCAGGCACAGCAGCCGTGTCGTCCGCCACGTTCACCAGCTGCCCGGGGAAGAGCACCTTCCAGTTTCCCCACTCCACCAAGGTGGGGTTAAGCTGCTGAAACTGCGCCAGCGTCATGCCAAAAGCGCTCGCGATCTTCGAGGGATTGTCTCCGGGTTGGACTGCGTATTGGGCCATATGCATGGAATGATGACTCTCCCTGCAAAAAATGCCACTGCTGATTTAAAAATCAGCACCCCTTAAGCATCTTACGCCGCCAGCCCATAATGCTGGCCTATCACCTTGCCGCGCAGACGGTCTGCTTTGGCTCCCGCCACATCATGCTCCACCACACCATCCTTCAGGCGGATGATGCGCGTGCAGCGCTCCACCATGCGCTCGTCATGTGTCACAAAGACCAGCGTCTTCCCCTGCATGTTCAGCTCATCAAAAAGCTCTAAAATCTCCTTACCGGACTTCGAGTCCAGATTTCCCGTGGCCTCGTCCGCCAGGATCACCAGCGGATTGTTCGAAAGCGCGCGCGCGATCGCCACACGCTGCTGCTGCCCGCCGGAAAGCTCTGTCGGTTTGTGATGCAGCCGGTGCTCCAGCCCCACCTGCGTGGCCAGCCGCACTCCCGTCTCATACATGTCTGTATCCTTCGCTCCACCGTAGTACATCGGCACAGCGATGTTTTCGATCACGCTCAGCTGCTGGATCAGATTGTAGCTTTGGAAAATGAACCCCAGGTTTCGGTTCCGCGCTGCAGAGAGCTCATTGTCCTCCAGATGCGCCACATTCTGCCCACCGAGGTAGTAGTCCCCCGTCGTTGGCTGGTCCAGGCAGCCCAGCACATTCAGCAGCGTGGACTTCCCACAGCCAGAAGGCCCCATGATGCAGACGTACTCTCCGGGATAGATCGACAGTGACACCCCCTGCAGCACGCGCTGGAGGGTATCCCCCATCTGGTAGCTCTTGCAGATGTCCACCAGCTTGATGATGGGCTCGGTGTCCGGCATCACGATTTGGTCATGGCCACGTCTTTTTCCTTCGCCTTGGCAGCCTTGCCTTTGCCACCGCCGCCATCAGGCTCGTGAGGCTTTGAGCTTGGCTGCTGTCCGCCCATGTCAGTCTCGGCCTTCTTCGGTAGCGCGAGGGCCACGGCTTCACCGCCCTGCAGGCCATTGCGTACTTCGATAAATTCGTCATTGAAAAGCCCTGTGCTAACCTCCCGCCGCTCCAGCGTGCCATTCTTGTTCACGTAGCAATAGTGGTGGTCCTGCTCCACCTCGATGGACTGCACAGGCACATACAGCACGTCTGCCAGTTGGTTCACGATGATCTCCACTTTGGCGTTCATCCCAGGCTTCATCCAGGGGTGGTAGCCATTGATATGGATGGTGCAGGGATACACCTTCAGGTTGGGGGTGTAGCGGCTGCTGCTGCTGTCAGGCAGCACCGCCAGTTCGGCCACACGGCCGTCCAGCTCCTTGCCGGGCTCTGCATCCACCCGCACTTTCACCGGCTGACCAATTTTTACCTTCTTGATCTGGGACTCGTGTACATTCACACGCACCCCCATCTGGCTCATGTCAGGGATCGTCAGCAGCGTCTGGCGAAGCCTCACAGTTGCCCCCTCCTCGATGCTGTTGTTGTAATTATAGGAAGCGCTCGCATTAAGGTCGCCGTACGCCACCAGCCCCGCCTGAGGTGCCTTGATCACACACGCCTTGAGCTGCTGTTCCAGATTTTCACGACGCGCCAGCTCCATCTCATAGCGACGCTTGGCCGTGGTGAATCTCGTCTCCGCCTGCGCCATGCGGGAGCGGTTTGCCCGGATCGTGCGTTGCAGCTTGTTCAGCGCCTCGCGATAGGCAGCCAGGAAGGTGGCGCATTGCTTGCTGAATTCATACTTCTTGTACAGCGCCAGAGCCGTCTCTGAGGTCTTGACCGAAAGCTCCACCTTGTCCAGGCTCACCTCGTCGTTCTCCAACAGCGTGGCGGTCACAAATTTTTTCGCTGCAAGCCGCTTGGTGGATTCCACCTTCTGCTTTGCCAGCGCCAGCTCGGAGCGGTGCAGCAGCATGTCATCCTCCAGCTGCCTCAGCTTCTGCTGCGCCTCACCATCGCTCTCGCCCTTCTGTTCCAGGAAAGGGGAGAAGTCGATCATCTCGCTCGGCGGCATCGCTGCCAGCGTCTTCTTGACAGCAGGCGCATCATCTTTTTCACCGGCCTCCTTCTCTTTCTTGGCGATCATTGCCTCCGAATTCGGCGTCGAGTTTGCCTGCGTCTCCAGGGTGTCCGCATATTTCTCAAAAGCCTCCACATCCGCAGGCAGCTTCGCAGCCTTCAGGATGGATGCCGTCACATCGCGCCCAAGATACTTTTCAAAGTCCATCAGCGCAAACATCGCCACCTGCTTCATGTCACGCACCAGCGTCTGGTTCTCGCTGCGCTGGATCTCGCGGTTCTCATCAGCCTCGATGTAGCTGGAAACCGTCGTCTGAAACTCGATCTCGTGCGTCTCGATCTTCGACTTCACATCCGTGTTGTCCAGCTCGATCAGCACCTTCCCATCCTTCACATCCTCCTCCGTGATCATGTACCCCTCGGGGATCAGATTCAGGATCTTGGTGGGGATTTCGATCTCGCTCTTCACTTCATAGTTCTGCAGCGCGCGGATTTCACCGCCCTGCAGCACGTTGATTTCCAGCGGGCCTCTCTGCACGATGAATGTGGGCACCTTTTCCGTCTTGGATCCGCCATCGGACATGCTCCACCAGCCAGCCACGGCCAGTGCACACACGCCTGCCGTGATGATGATTTTTTTGCTGGGTTTGGCTTTCTTCATTCTCCTTGAGGTTTCTCCTTGTTCAATACGCTTATCCACCCCCCGTCTTTATCAATGAAGAGCACGCCCATGTCCAGATAGAGCTGGAGACGCACCAGGGTGTAGTTGATGGAAGTGGACACCATCAGGTTTCGCGTGTCGTTCATGTCGCGCTGGGCGTCCACCAGGTTGATCGCTGTGCCCAGTCCCTCGGCATTGAAGGCCTCTTCCACCTCCAGACGCGAGGTGCTCAGCTCCATCCCCGTCCGCGCCAGCTCATACTGCTTGCGGGCCAGTTGCAGGTTTCGCCAGTCGGCGCGTATGGCGCTGCGCACGGTCTCTTCAGAAAGGTCCAGCGCACGCCGGGCCTGCTGCTCCGTGATGATCGCGCTTCGCATCACATTTCGCTCCGGCTTCTGGTTCAGGTTCAGGTCCGCGTTGAAGCCCATGCTGTAGTTGCGGTTCTCCGGCTCCAGACCAAACTGCTTGCGGCCGGGATTATCCAGCACGCTGTAGTTCACCAGCGCGTTCACCGTCGGCAGCACCTGCTGCTTGGCCACCAGAACCTTGCGGCTGGCGTCCTCCACCTGGTCGCGCAGGTTCCACACATCGAGCCGGTTGCTCAATCCTACGGCGATGGCATCCTCCACAGTGCCTGGCACCTCGATGATCTTCAGATCCTCCTTGTCCTTGTAATCCAGCACGATCCGCTCCGTCACCGGCAGCCCCAGGTTGATCTTCAGGTTGTCCAGCGCCGCTTCATACGACTGGATCGCATTGAGCCAGTTGCGGTTGAATACGATTCGGGACTGCACCAGACGAAACACGGAGGACTTCGTGCTGTTCGCGGCGTTCTCCGCCTGCATCGCCGTCTCTCGCGCCACCACAAAGTCAAACGCCTTGAAGGCCAGATAAGCATTGCGCGCCGTCTCGCGGGATTGAATAGCGCTGTAATACTGCTGGGTGATGCTCACCACAAAGGACTTCCGGAACTGCGCAAAGGTGCGGATCGAGTAGATCACATTGCGCTCCGCCTGCGTCAGCGTCTCCGATGCAGAAAGATAGCCCGTGCCAGCCAGGATCGGCTGCGTCAGCGAGACCCCCAGTTGTGAGAGACCGTTGCTGTTGCCACCCCCGGTCAGGAACTTCACGAAATTCGTCGTTAAATTCGTTGCGATCTGCGCCCCCGTACGCGTCAGCGCAGACACCCCCAGATTTCCTGTGGTGGTCTGTGTGGACGTACGCACCAGATTGTTGACCCCGGACAAGGTCACGTTGCTGCTCTTGGTGCCCGAGCCGCTGCCAGCCAGGATGGGAGAATACTGCTGCCGGGTCAGCGTCAGGCCCAGCGCCGCCTGATACACCGCCTCCTTCTGAGTCAGGTAGTTTCGATTGCGGTGCACCGCCAGATCCAGTGCCTTGGCCAGATTGATCACCCGCGCCCCCTCTTCCACAAAGGCACGGTCTCCTAGAAACTCCTCCTTCTTCATGTTCTTCCGCAGTTCCTCCATGCTCACTGGCGGTGGCGGAGTGATGTCCAGAAAGTCCTGCCCGGAGTTCGGCACCTTGCTCGCCTTCTTGCGCAGGATGCCATAGGTTTCCTTGTCTGCCCATTTCTTGTAAAAGCCCGTGCTGCACGCACTCAACCCTAGGGCCAGAAGCATGAAGGATGCTACGGCGGGCTGGGAGAGTCGGTTTTTAAGCATAGGCAGTCGCACCGGCGTCGAGGTGGTTGAGCCGGAAAGGTTGGTTTTGGGGGGCCCAAGATACGCACCCCCTTAGGGGAATCTATCGAATCCATGCCAAAACCTCGTTGCCACCCTCCGGCCCGCCGTTACTATTCCTCCCCCCATGTCCGACATTCCAAACGTCGCAGAAACAGAAGAGCTCCTCAAGGAGACCTCCGGATCCCCCCCGACCCGGAAGAC contains the following coding sequences:
- a CDS encoding sulfatase, whose protein sequence is MPTTNLTRRHTLKTVVLTVTGTLLAWYLSALLSFAGNSYGFNNRFSEVALQHHWWYLVWSNLVVLKGYLLVAAGYVALIYPLVRLWGRVRPATRRGVVWRTLLFAGLLYGFFIFRLMLEKPYFGDYSYLLGWYDALGRVCGTRVQDAVHALISQVFPVAAVVVAALFYLFELRRWFARTARPLLFSFGAVAGILALLAVSGYGVSRAPDAEELAGGRKRPKNIVILGSDSLRGDHLSCNGYARQTSPNIDRIAAKGVNFERCLTPIASTLESLASMFSSQYPHTHGVRHMFPNRAMVNRANREAPSLGAELQRLGYDTTVIGDWCACSFNELPMGFKNIIVSDFDNFRVYMSEVVFLHHQILPLFFDNRVGHMLFPKLKSFANYMTPEVVTDQVIGRIRQRAEDRKPFLLFGYYSCTHLPYKTPTHYAKLWTDPKYDGPHKHELALNVDQFIGGTDINEKWSKLPREEVEQITALYDGCVRMFDDSVGRVVAELEKQGLMDDTIILITGDHGDDLFEPNCTFGHGTTFNGGDQANRVPAILHVPGLKQPQRHTQLTRTLDFAPTLLDLVGAPPQPRFEGTSLAPLIRDEKQSLDLAYFGETSYLFFRRTIPGEEPLFIPPMDETTFIDPDFDFHFVLKDKFQDAVLKTKEHCVRTERFKYIRTPGVHHSIERLFDVRADPHCEHDVKLRYPEVKARLSAAMDQWLTTHKQSTTAEIYGILGEDTLQPVAP
- a CDS encoding C40 family peptidase translates to MAQYAVQPGDNPSKIASAFGMTLAQFQQLNPTLVEWGNWKVLFPGQLVNVADDTAAVPAQAAAPANAPGDFAAPPPWMQIAIMEVGVREWAGAADNPRILEYLRSCGISGSLLHDETAWCAAFVNWCVMQSGYQPRGSAKVSDWWNWGRPVAPTYGAICILQPLTVDQASSGHIGFLHAQDANNVWLLSGNSQNQVRISAYPRSKLYTNAPFRWAF
- a CDS encoding ABC transporter ATP-binding protein, with product MPDTEPIIKLVDICKSYQMGDTLQRVLQGVSLSIYPGEYVCIMGPSGCGKSTLLNVLGCLDQPTTGDYYLGGQNVAHLEDNELSAARNRNLGFIFQSYNLIQQLSVIENIAVPMYYGGAKDTDMYETGVRLATQVGLEHRLHHKPTELSGGQQQRVAIARALSNNPLVILADEATGNLDSKSGKEILELFDELNMQGKTLVFVTHDERMVERCTRIIRLKDGVVEHDVAGAKADRLRGKVIGQHYGLAA
- a CDS encoding efflux RND transporter periplasmic adaptor subunit; this translates as MKKAKPSKKIIITAGVCALAVAGWWSMSDGGSKTEKVPTFIVQRGPLEINVLQGGEIRALQNYEVKSEIEIPTKILNLIPEGYMITEEDVKDGKVLIELDNTDVKSKIETHEIEFQTTVSSYIEADENREIQRSENQTLVRDMKQVAMFALMDFEKYLGRDVTASILKAAKLPADVEAFEKYADTLETQANSTPNSEAMIAKKEKEAGEKDDAPAVKKTLAAMPPSEMIDFSPFLEQKGESDGEAQQKLRQLEDDMLLHRSELALAKQKVESTKRLAAKKFVTATLLENDEVSLDKVELSVKTSETALALYKKYEFSKQCATFLAAYREALNKLQRTIRANRSRMAQAETRFTTAKRRYEMELARRENLEQQLKACVIKAPQAGLVAYGDLNASASYNYNNSIEEGATVRLRQTLLTIPDMSQMGVRVNVHESQIKKVKIGQPVKVRVDAEPGKELDGRVAELAVLPDSSSSRYTPNLKVYPCTIHINGYHPWMKPGMNAKVEIIVNQLADVLYVPVQSIEVEQDHHYCYVNKNGTLERREVSTGLFNDEFIEVRNGLQGGEAVALALPKKAETDMGGQQPSSKPHEPDGGGGKGKAAKAKEKDVAMTKS
- a CDS encoding TolC family protein; this encodes MLLALGLSACSTGFYKKWADKETYGILRKKASKVPNSGQDFLDITPPPPVSMEELRKNMKKEEFLGDRAFVEEGARVINLAKALDLAVHRNRNYLTQKEAVYQAALGLTLTRQQYSPILAGSGSGTKSSNVTLSGVNNLVRTSTQTTTGNLGVSALTRTGAQIATNLTTNFVKFLTGGGNSNGLSQLGVSLTQPILAGTGYLSASETLTQAERNVIYSIRTFAQFRKSFVVSITQQYYSAIQSRETARNAYLAFKAFDFVVARETAMQAENAANSTKSSVFRLVQSRIVFNRNWLNAIQSYEAALDNLKINLGLPVTERIVLDYKDKEDLKIIEVPGTVEDAIAVGLSNRLDVWNLRDQVEDASRKVLVAKQQVLPTVNALVNYSVLDNPGRKQFGLEPENRNYSMGFNADLNLNQKPERNVMRSAIITEQQARRALDLSEETVRSAIRADWRNLQLARKQYELARTGMELSTSRLEVEEAFNAEGLGTAINLVDAQRDMNDTRNLMVSTSINYTLVRLQLYLDMGVLFIDKDGGWISVLNKEKPQGE